The Mauremys reevesii isolate NIE-2019 linkage group 13, ASM1616193v1, whole genome shotgun sequence genome contains a region encoding:
- the LOC120381228 gene encoding olfactory receptor 10A4-like, with protein MSTWNHTTVTEFILMGFSNHPNLQVPLFLIFLSVYTITLTGNMLIILVTSIDPSLHSPMYFFLRNLATLEIGFTLVIVPKMLVNLLLENKIISFAGCASQLYFFFFFGTTECCLLTAMAYDRYVAICNPLRYPDIMNRRACFQLAGASWFSGFPVATVQMTWIFSLPFCGPNQVNHFFCDAPPMLELACADTSLFEIEALIATVLFVMFPFLLILVSYMWIITTILRMPSEEGRHKAFSTCSSHLVVVTLFYGTAISTYFRPKSSYSPDTKKLISLSYTVITPMLNPIIYCLRNKEVKGALRRTLCIKLF; from the coding sequence ATGAGCACGTGGAATCACACGACTGTCACAGAATTCATCCTTATGGGGTTTTCCAATCACCCCAACTTGCAGGTTCCGTTGTTCCTGATCTTCCTTAGTGTTTATACCATAACCCTGACAGGAAATATGCTCATTATCCTGGTGACATCAATTGACCCCTCTCTCCATagccccatgtacttcttcctccgGAACTTGGCCACCTTAGAGATCGGCTTCACTTTGGTCATCGTCCCGAAGATGCTGGTCAATCTCTTGTTGGAAAATAAAATCATTTCCTTTGCTGGCTGTGCATCTCAGctctatttctttttcttctttgggACAACTGAGTGCTGCCTTTTGACCGCTATGGCCTATGACCGCTATGTGGCCATATGCAACCCGCTCCGCTACCCAGACATCATGAATAGAAGGGCTTGTTTTCAGCTGGCTGGTGCCTCATGGTTCTCTGGATTTCCAGTGGCCACTGTGCAAATGACGTGGATATTCAGTCTGCCATTCTGTGGGCCAAATCAAGTCAACCACTTCTTCTGCGATGCCCCTCCCATGCTGGAACTGGCCTGTGCTGACACCTCTCTCTTCGAAATCGAGGCCCTCATAGCAACTGTGCTTTTCGTCATGTTCCCATTCCTGCTGATCCTGGTCTCCTACATGTGGATCATCACCACCATCCTGAGGATGCCCTCAGAAGAGGGCAgacacaaagccttctccacctgctcctctcacctggTGGTAGTGACTCTCTTCTATGGCACAGCTATCTCGACCTACTTCCGACCCAAATCCAGCTACTCCCCAGACACCAAgaagctcatctctctctcctacACGGTGATCACCCCCatgttaaaccccatcatttaCTGCCTGAGGAACAAAGAGGTGAAGGGTGCCTTGAGGAGAACATTGTGCATCAAACTCTTTTAG